From a region of the Candidatus Binatia bacterium genome:
- a CDS encoding PHP domain-containing protein: MILDLHLHSELSDDSRAKVETYLKILMRKREERPLDGIVVTEHRRFDLDVDYRALEDQYELRVLRGAEVESEYGHILLYGVNEDILGRFDFTDIRLPAQEVISEVERLGGIATPCHPGRSNVGLCAHYESKPALEGVIAVEALNGGSKGPENDRVQDLMTDHGYFGFGGSDSHLASFIGICATDFEDDIADEQALVSALKAGRYKAVDFRPGPG; encoded by the coding sequence ATGATCCTCGATCTTCATCTGCACTCGGAGCTCTCCGACGACAGCCGGGCGAAGGTCGAGACGTATCTGAAGATCCTCATGCGCAAGCGGGAGGAACGGCCGCTTGACGGAATCGTCGTGACCGAGCACCGGCGCTTCGATCTCGACGTCGACTATCGCGCCCTCGAAGATCAGTACGAGCTGCGAGTCCTGCGTGGCGCGGAAGTCGAGAGCGAGTACGGCCACATCCTTCTCTACGGGGTGAACGAGGACATTCTGGGACGCTTCGACTTCACCGACATCCGGCTCCCCGCGCAGGAAGTGATCTCCGAGGTCGAGCGTCTGGGAGGCATCGCGACGCCCTGCCATCCGGGTCGCTCTAACGTCGGGCTGTGCGCCCACTACGAATCGAAGCCGGCGCTCGAGGGCGTCATCGCGGTCGAGGCCCTCAACGGCGGCAGCAAGGGACCAGAGAACGATCGCGTGCAGGATCTCATGACCGATCACGGCTACTTCGGTTTCGGCGGTAGCGATTCCCACCTGGCGAGCTTCATCGGCATCTGCGCCACCGACTTCGAGGACGACATTGCGGACGAGCAGGCTCTGGTCTCGGCGCTCAAGGCCGGGCGTTACAAAGCCGTGGACTTTCGCCCCGGTCCGGGCTGA